The DNA segment GACCACGCTCTGAAGCAGGTTCAGGCCGGTCGTGATGTTTTCGCCCAGGTACAAAAACGGATGTTGCATCGACTCGCCGACGAGGGTCTTGGAAGCGAAATGCATCACCGCCTCCGGTCGGTGCTCGGCTATTACCGAGTCGATCGCCGCCCGGTCAGCCAGTTCGCCCTCGATAAAAGCCGCATCAGGGTGCACTGCGGCCCGGTGTCCCTGAGACAGATTATCGAACACCACGACCGACTCACCCGCCGCAATCAGTTCCTCGACGGCCACGCTGCCAATGTATCCGGCCCCGCCGGTGACCAAAATTTTCATGAGTTTCTATGCGCTTCGTTCTTTGAAATGGATCTCGGCTTGCTCGCGAAGTTTTGCAGCCGCCTGCTCGGCCGTAATGTCGCGCTGAGCTTCGGCCAGCATCTCGTAGCCGACCATAAATTTTTTTACCGTCGCGGAACGCAGCAGCGGTGGATAGAAATGGGCGTGCAGCTGCCAGCCGGTCACTTCGGGTGCTTGCACGCCGTAAGGCGCGCCGTGCCATCCCATCGAATAAGGAAACGAGACCTCGAAAAGGTTGTCGTAGCGCGTGAGCAAACGCTTCAGCATCTGCGCCAGCGTCGTCCGCTCGGATTCCGTCAGGTCTGGAAACCGCAAGACATGCCGGCGGGGCAGCAACAACACCTCGAAGGGCCAGGTGGCCCAGTAAGGGACCATGGCAACCCAATTCTCGTTCTGGACAATGATCCGTTCGTCGGACCGGTCTTCTTCCACCTGCAGATAATCCAGAAGCAACGGCGAGCCGTGCTCCTCGATGTACGCCCGCTGTTGGCGATCCTCTTTGGCCGGTTCGTTCGGCATGAAGTCGCCGGCCCAGATCTGGCCGTGGGGATGGGGATTTGAACACCCCATAATGTCGCCTTTGTTCTCGAAGACCTGCACCCAACGGTACTTGCCTCCGAGTTCGGCCGATTGCTCCGCCCACACGTCCACCACACTCCGGATGGCTGGTTCGGGCATCTCGGGCAAAGTCCAGTCGTGCCGCGGTGAAAAGCAGATCACCCGGCAGCTGCCTGAGACCGGTTGGCCGTGCAGCAAGCCCCCCGCTTCATTGACTTCCGCCGGCGCGCTCACGCCTTCGGGCCGGGGGAGCATGGCCGCGAAATCATTGGTGAAGACGAAAGTGC comes from the Verrucomicrobiota bacterium genome and includes:
- a CDS encoding UDP-glucose--hexose-1-phosphate uridylyltransferase, producing the protein MEKMNPTLLEHPHRRYNALTGEWILVSPQRTKRPWQGRQEGAPAAQRPAYDPKCYLCAGNERAGGARNPPYTGTFVFTNDFAAMLPRPEGVSAPAEVNEAGGLLHGQPVSGSCRVICFSPRHDWTLPEMPEPAIRSVVDVWAEQSAELGGKYRWVQVFENKGDIMGCSNPHPHGQIWAGDFMPNEPAKEDRQQRAYIEEHGSPLLLDYLQVEEDRSDERIIVQNENWVAMVPYWATWPFEVLLLPRRHVLRFPDLTESERTTLAQMLKRLLTRYDNLFEVSFPYSMGWHGAPYGVQAPEVTGWQLHAHFYPPLLRSATVKKFMVGYEMLAEAQRDITAEQAAAKLREQAEIHFKERSA